The genomic DNA CAATGAACGCAAAAAAGAAGGATCAAAACGAAAATGGTTTTCGATTCTTTCAGCAAAGTTCTGGATTGCGTTTTGATTCGAATCATGTTAAAATCAACTATGGTATATTACTTAATTCTCACAACCATTCCTTCGGCCATCATCTCAGCCTTTTTTATCCATTGGTATACATTACAGGGAGAATCAAATCCTCTCAAACGACTCGAAAATTCCCGCGGGATTTATTTGGGTTTTTCCTTTCAAATTTTACTTTTTGCGTGGTTGTTATTCCAATTGGGACATGCCAGATTTTCGTATCCGCTCTATGCCATCGGATTTTCTTTTTTAGGAGATTGGTTCAATCTCCAATTCCCTATTGCTAAAAAACAAATGGAAGACCCAGTTCTCGGGGGAATCTTTAGTTTTGCCATTGCCCAAGTTTTCTTTTTGTTATCGTTTTGGCGTTTGACCACATGGAATGAAATCTATTCAGGAATTTTGCCTTACGCGATTACTGGAGCATTACTCGTCCTACCATCTCTTATCTTCTATTTTAGAGTTTATAACCCAAATCGGTCAAAATGGGTGATGGTTTCGGCCTTTATTTATGGGCTTGTTCTTTGTTTTTTTGTTTCTCTTTGTATCAACGCCTATTTTGCGTTTGGTGGAGTATGGATTTATTTGGCCATTGGGGCAGGATTTTTTCTCCTTTCTGATGCCGTGATGGGAGAAACAACTATCAACGGAACGAGACACCCAAAATGGGAATTCCAAGTTCCTTGGGTCACTTATTTAATTGCACAGAGTTTTTTACTTGTTGGTTTCTTTTTAGTTTCTCACACAAGGCACTTAGGTTAATTTTAAAAAACTTCATTCAGATACATTCGATAAATCATTGTTTGGTGCGATCAACCGAGCCTGTTCCCAAGCAATGATCATTCGTTTCCGATCTGGATCCCACCTGTATCCACCAAATAAACCTGAGGTTTGAATGACACGATGGCATGGGATCAAGTAAGCAATTGGATTTTTACCTATGGCTGTCCCTACGGCTCTTTGTGCAGATGTTTGCCCGATGGATGTGGCAATGTCTCCATAGGTACTTACTGCGCCTAATGGGATTTTTAATAAGGATCTCCATACTTTGAGTTGGAATTCAGTTCCGTATACATATAAAGGAATTGGAGTTTCGGGAATGACCAACCTTTGGAAATAATCTTTTAGTTTTTGGTGTTCACCATTTCCTCCTTCCTTCCAAACAGCACTTGGGAATTCAGCTTTGGATTCTGAAATTCCCTTATCACTTGAATCAATAAACTGGAGGGATTGGATTCCTCTTTCAGAGGAAACAAGAAGGATATCACCAAAAAGAGAAGGAAATACCTCGTATTGTAATACAAGTCCTTCCCCTCCTCGTTTGTATTCACCAGGAGTCATGGCCTCTAATTTGACAAATAAATCATGTAATCTACCTGTTCCTGAAAGCCCGAGGGAATAGGTTGTGTCTAAAACAGATGACTCTCTTAACAATCGTTTGGCGTGCGTAACAGTGACAAACTGTAAAAATTCTTTTGGGGAAACACCTGCCCAAGTTCGGAATACCTTTTGGAAATGAAATGGACTCAAAGAAACGCGTTCTGCTAAAAAATCCAAACTAGGTTGGTCTTCAAAATGTTCCAAAACGTATTCGATGGAATTTTTTATGATTTCGTAATGTTTATGATTTTCATCCACAAAGTAGATCCTATTCGATTCTTTTGTCTCTGAAAACCCGATTCTTGCGATTTCTGAAAATAAACTACAATTTGTTTGATTTTTTTTTAAGAGATCAGACCCTATTCTTTAAGAAGAAAAGAGTCAAAACCTTTGGATCCATTCCCCGTACTCACCGCCTTACAATCCATTGTTGATTCCATTCAAAAAAATCCTGTTACCATTTTGGATGCCCCACCAGGAACCGGAAAAACAACAGCCCTCCCCACAGAACTTCTGAGAGTTGGACTGGCTTCTGGGAAAAAAATCTGTATTTTAGAACCAAGGCGGATTGCGGCAAAGAATGCAGCGAAACGAATCAGCCAATCTTTAAATGAAGAAGTAGGAAATACAGTTGGTTACCGCGTTCGGTTTGATTCAAAAATCGGCAAAGATACTAAAATTGAATTTGTGACCGACGGAATTTTAACAAGGATTTTATTAGCAGATCCAGAACTCAAAGAGTATGGACTGATTGTCTTTGATGAATTCCATGAAAGGAGACTGGATTCTGATCTTTGTTTTGCGCTGAGCCGACGCACCCAAGAAGTTTTTCGAAACGATTTAAAACTTCTCGTCATGTCAGCAACCTTAGAAGGACAAAATTTTGAATCCATCGGGATCCTATCAAAACCCGTCCAAGTCAGTGCGAGCACTCATCCCTTAGAAATTTTTCATATGGGAGATTCTTCCAAAAAACAAAAAGAAAGACTTCTAGATCTTATTCCCAAAGCCGTAGAACAAACAGAAGGTGATATTTTAGTATTTTTATCCGGGAAAAAAGAAATCCAAGATTTAAAATATGGATTAGAATCCATTCATGGGATCCAATCTACTGCCGTCGTACTCGGTTTGTATGGCGATATGGATCTTACCCAACAAGAACAAATCTTTTTACCACATCCACAAAACAAAAAAAAGATCATTCTCTCCACAAATATCGCAGAATCATCGGTCACCATTCCTGGAGTCAGAGTTGTTTTTGATTCAGGATATCACAAACATGCCGTCTTTGATTCAGAATCAGGAGTATCTCATTTAATTAAAGATCGAATCAGTCTCAGTAGCGCCAAACAACGTGCAGGGCGAGCAGCAAGAGAAGGCAAAGGATCGGTCTACAGACTTTGGTCAAAAGAGGAAGAAAGTTCTTTTTTGGATAGAACCAAACCCGAAATTTTGGAAGGTGATATTGATCGTTTGGTTTTAGAAGTGAAATCCTGGGGAGAAGAAATCGATCAGTTACCTTTTTTGGACTCACCAAATAAAGGTTCGGTGGTAAAAAGTACCAACCGATTACAACTTTTAGGATGTTTGGATCAAAATTCCAACCTCACAAACATAGGTAGGGAATGTTTGCGTTACCCTCTTCCCATTCGGCTTGGGAAAATTTTGACAATTTTACCAAAAGACAAAGAAAGCATAATTGCCGACATAGTTTCGTTAGTTGGAAGAGAAAGTTCAGGAACAGAAAGTAAACTTTTCCCAGAAGAAACCCAATCAAAAAATTTTCCATACGACTTAAAATCCATGTATGACCAAATTTTGCGAATTTACAGGGAAAAAACGGATTTTTCGACAACTCTTCCGGGATTTGATCGGTTGTTTTATCTCAGTTCTGGGTTCCCAGACCGGATTGCCAAAGCTAAAATTCCAAATGGAAAAGACTTTAAACTTTCCAATGGGAAACAAGGAATCCTAAATACCACATCCCTTCAAATTCCAGAATGTATTTTAGTTTTAGATACATTTTCTTTTGGTTCTGATCTTTTGATTACCAATTTTCTACCTATCGAAGAAAAACAGATTGAGAAGTTTTTCCAAAATCAAATCCAAACAAAAGTAGTTTCCGAAACACGAACCAACCAAAGAGGTGAATCCTTTCTCGTTGTCAAAGAAGAAAGGTCGCTATGTGAATTAGTATTAGATTCTAAAGAAACAAGATCTCCGAATCCGACTGTACTCGGTTTGGCGCTTGCGGAATACATAACAAAAATTTCCTTAGAAGAAGAATGGAAAAAGGATCCTGAGTTAATTAATTTTTACCACCGAGTTCGATTTTTAGAGAGAAATGGAGTGTTAGATACGAATACCGATCCAAATCATTTAAAACAAATTTCTAAAGATTGGCTTTTTCCTCTTATCAACTTTGATTCTGGAAAAATTTCGCTAGAAAAACTCCCTTATTTAGAAGCATTCAAAGCCTATGTGGGATATGAAAAAATGAATTTAATCGATTCCTTTGCACCGAGATCCATCCAAGTTCCTTCCGGTTCTAAAATTTCCTTAAATTATGATGGGAATGAACCTGAGTTACATGTCAAATTACAAGAGTTATTTGGTCTAAAGGCACTTCCTAAACTCGCTAACGGCAAGGTGAGTATCCTCATCCACCTACTTTCACCAGCACGTAGGCCTGTACAGATCACAAAAGATTTGGAAAGTTTTTGGAATCTTGGATATCATGAGGTAAAAAAAGAATTAAAAGGAAGATATCCCAGACACCCTTGGCCCGATAAACCTTGGGAAGCCACTGCTACCAAACATTTGAATCACAACAAACGTTCGTAAGTGGACACCCAGCCTTTTTTGTTCACAAAGAATTTGGTTTTACATTGGGGACAAAGATAATCCCCGGCCAATTTCCATCTGAGAAGGGTTTGGCATTCGGGACAGTGAACTGTTTTTTCTTCTGATTTGGGCGTGAGTTCGTTTGCGGGTGTGTCACTGAGGATTTGTGATTCTAAATAATGAATGCAATCGGATTCCGTAGAATAAAAACTGAAACCCAGTGTTTCCTCTTGGGTCTCCGAGCCCTTCCAGCCAAATCCTGCTACCTTTGAGCCTGTTTCTTTGCAACGTTCGGTAATCTTTCTTAGGAACTCCCAACCAACTTCTGTGACTTCTTCCACTTCTGAAAAATCAAGGCAAAAAAGAGAGGGGGAAAGAGTTTCCTCCTTCAATTTTAGATAGAGTTCTGAGCCGATTTCCGCAGAAAATGTTCCCGCTAGGCGGAAAAGAAGTGATTTCAAACAGGTTTTTCCTCTTTTCTATTCTTCGGAAAAGATTCTGTATTTACAAGGAATTTTGTTCCTAATACCTTTATTTATCTGATATGAAATCGATACCAAGACGATACTGGGTTTTGCCAGTTGACATACTCTTTATGTTTTTGTCCTATTTTCTCGCACATCTAGTGCGTTTCGAGAATATACGATTTTTAGATAGTTATCCTGACTTTTGGGTCTGTGCCACTATCGTCGTAGTTTCGCGAAGTGTGGTATTTTTATTCTCAGGGATCTACAGATCACTTTGGTCTTATGCATCCTTACATGACCTACTTTCCATCATCAAAGCCACGGTCCTTTCCTCTCTCGTTTCCACTCTGGCACTTCTTTTTTATAACCGATTCTACCAACTCTCTCGAATGGTTCCGATTCTTGACACTCTCATCCTTCTCGGTTTTTTATGTTTGCGAAGTTTGAGTTGGAGGATGTTACGAGAACAAATTTTTAGTTCGGATAAATCCAAAGGGGGAATCCCCATCCTACTTGTCGGAGCTGGGAAACTCGGGAGTTCCTTCTTAACAGAGATTAGACGAAATGTGGATTTAGATTATTTACCTATTGGATTTTTGGATGATAACCTTTCCAAAAAAGGTGGATACATCCAAGGAATTCCCATCCTCGGGTCCACAGATGAGATTGGCAAAATTCTAACTCGTTTCGGCGTGAAAAAAGTGATTATGACGGTTCCCCAACCGGATGGACGAGTGGTCAGCAAACTCATGAAAGAGTGCGAAGGTGCAGGAGTGGATTTTAAAATCCTTCCAACATTCGGTGAATATTTATCTGGCAAACCAAACATCACACAACTTCGGGAAGTACAGGTGGAAGACCTTTTGGGTAGACCCACTGTGGATTTAGAAATTGAATCCATTCGTTCTTATTTAGAAAAAAAAGTAATTCTTGTAACGGGAGCTGGTGGTTCTATCGGTTCCGAAATTTGTAGACAAGTGGCACTTTTTAAACCAAGTGTTCTTGTGATTTTAGATGCCGCCGAAACTCCGTTATACGAAATTGATTACGAACTTAGAAAAAGTTTTTCCGATTTAAATATAGATATCCGACCCGTCATTGCGGATGTTAAAAACTTGTCCCGTATTTCTGCAATTTTTGAAGAACACCGCCCTTCGGTTGTTTTCCATTCTGCTGCTTACAAACACGTTCCGATGATGGAAATCAATCCTTCCGAAGCTGTACTCAACAATGTGATGGGTACAAAGAATGTAGCGGATGTTTGTCGACTCATTGGAGTGGAGCGTTTTGTTTTGATCTCTACTGACAAAGCTGTTAATCCGGTGAATGTGATGGGTGCTTCCAAAAGAGCCGCAGAAATTTATTTGCAACATATCTCTCAAAATTCGAGAACCAAATTCATTACTGTAAGGTTTGGAAACGTACTCGGATCCAATGGTAGTGTGATTCCGCGTTTCCGTGAACAAATCAAACGAGGTGGCCCAGTTACCGTCACCCATCCTGAAGTCATTCGTTACTTTATGACCATTCCAGAAGCCACACAACTAGTGTTACAAGCAGGGAGTATGGGCGAACATGGAGAAATTTTCCTTTTGGATATGGGAGAACCTGTAAGAATATTATCTTTAGCAGAAGAGATGATTCGTCTTTCTGGATACACTCCGCACAAAGACATAGCCATTGAATTTTCTGGCCTTCGTCCAGGTGAAAAGTTATATGAAGAACTTCTTCTTAACCAAGAAGGGATCAAAAAAACACACCACCCAAAAATTCGAATTGCCGCACCTTTGGAAAATTATAACCTCCTCCTCTTTCAAAATAAACTGAATCGATTGTTTTCTCTTGCAAAGGCGAATAAAAATAGAGAACTGTTCACTGCCTTCAAAGATATCATCCCAGAATATAAAATCCACGACGAATATATCGAGTGGGAAACAGCACATGGTAAAAGGAATTTATGAGTCAAAATCTCACGCAGGAAGAAATCACAACATTACGTGAGTTCAAAAGAGATATGTTCAATCTCTATTGGGAGCGGTTTGGAGTGTTTTATATCCATGTAATGCCACATCCAAAACTAGAAATTGGGAAACGTGGTTTACTCAACGCTGAAAAAGAATCTGGCATTGTACTTGTGTTTGGTGACAAAGCAGTAAAAGTTTTAGATAGTAAACCAGATTATTTATTTGCGGAACTTCAATTTGGTTCGGCTTGGGAACCAACTATGATCCCTTGGGATGCTGTATTTCGTATATACGATAAGTTTCAAAACTCAGCAACACAACTTAGGTTTTTACAAGTGGAGACTGTTCCTAGTGTAGAAGAAAATATTTCCAAACCAAAGGTGACAAAACCGGAAGTCAGCGGAGATGGGAATGTGATTCGCGTTGATTTTGGAGGGAAACGAAACGAATGAATTTTTTTACCATCACTCGGGGTGATCTCGACGGTTTTTTTGGTCTCATGGTGGACAACCTCATCCAACTTTTGGTTCTCTCCGCTCTCTGTATTGGCGTTTGTGGATTCCCACTCATCTTTGTAACTTCTGTAGTTCTTCCTGGTGCTGCCGTTTCTCTTCTGGTAGGAAATGTTTTTTATGCATGGCAAGCTTGGAAACTAGGACAAAGAACCCACAGAACAGATGTCACTGCAATTCCTTATGGGATTAATACTGTTTCTCTTTTTGCTTTTGTTTTTTTTGTTATGTTTCCCACCTATCAGGCTACAGGTGACTATATAGCTGCTTGGAAAGCAGGACTTCTTGTGTCTTTTGTTTCCGGTTGTATCGAAGTGATCGGTTCTTTTGTTGCTGCAAAAATTCGCAAATACACACCCAGAGCCGCTTTACTTTCTGCTTTGGCGGGAATTGCCATTACCTTCATTTCGATGGATTTTTTACTCCGTACTTTTGAAAGACCTATCATCGCCTTTATTCCGCTAGGTGTTATTCTCTTACAATACTTTGGAAAGGTTCGTTTCCCTTTTGGAATTCCCGGTGGACTTCTTTCGGTAATCCTCGGAATTTTGTTGTCTTATCTTTCTTCGTTTTGGGGAGATCCTATTTACAAACCAGGAGCCATTGATAATGGATTACAAACTCTTGGGATTTATTTTCCTCAAATTTCCATCAGTCCTCTGATCGATACACTAAACTACGCAAATATCAAAGCCTACTTTTCAATCATCCT from Leptospira congkakensis includes the following:
- the hrpB gene encoding ATP-dependent helicase HrpB; protein product: MDPFPVLTALQSIVDSIQKNPVTILDAPPGTGKTTALPTELLRVGLASGKKICILEPRRIAAKNAAKRISQSLNEEVGNTVGYRVRFDSKIGKDTKIEFVTDGILTRILLADPELKEYGLIVFDEFHERRLDSDLCFALSRRTQEVFRNDLKLLVMSATLEGQNFESIGILSKPVQVSASTHPLEIFHMGDSSKKQKERLLDLIPKAVEQTEGDILVFLSGKKEIQDLKYGLESIHGIQSTAVVLGLYGDMDLTQQEQIFLPHPQNKKKIILSTNIAESSVTIPGVRVVFDSGYHKHAVFDSESGVSHLIKDRISLSSAKQRAGRAAREGKGSVYRLWSKEEESSFLDRTKPEILEGDIDRLVLEVKSWGEEIDQLPFLDSPNKGSVVKSTNRLQLLGCLDQNSNLTNIGRECLRYPLPIRLGKILTILPKDKESIIADIVSLVGRESSGTESKLFPEETQSKNFPYDLKSMYDQILRIYREKTDFSTTLPGFDRLFYLSSGFPDRIAKAKIPNGKDFKLSNGKQGILNTTSLQIPECILVLDTFSFGSDLLITNFLPIEEKQIEKFFQNQIQTKVVSETRTNQRGESFLVVKEERSLCELVLDSKETRSPNPTVLGLALAEYITKISLEEEWKKDPELINFYHRVRFLERNGVLDTNTDPNHLKQISKDWLFPLINFDSGKISLEKLPYLEAFKAYVGYEKMNLIDSFAPRSIQVPSGSKISLNYDGNEPELHVKLQELFGLKALPKLANGKVSILIHLLSPARRPVQITKDLESFWNLGYHEVKKELKGRYPRHPWPDKPWEATATKHLNHNKRS
- a CDS encoding methylated-DNA--[protein]-cysteine S-methyltransferase — protein: MDENHKHYEIIKNSIEYVLEHFEDQPSLDFLAERVSLSPFHFQKVFRTWAGVSPKEFLQFVTVTHAKRLLRESSVLDTTYSLGLSGTGRLHDLFVKLEAMTPGEYKRGGEGLVLQYEVFPSLFGDILLVSSERGIQSLQFIDSSDKGISESKAEFPSAVWKEGGNGEHQKLKDYFQRLVIPETPIPLYVYGTEFQLKVWRSLLKIPLGAVSTYGDIATSIGQTSAQRAVGTAIGKNPIAYLIPCHRVIQTSGLFGGYRWDPDRKRMIIAWEQARLIAPNNDLSNVSE
- a CDS encoding lysoplasmalogenase family protein, which translates into the protein MLKSTMVYYLILTTIPSAIISAFFIHWYTLQGESNPLKRLENSRGIYLGFSFQILLFAWLLFQLGHARFSYPLYAIGFSFLGDWFNLQFPIAKKQMEDPVLGGIFSFAIAQVFFLLSFWRLTTWNEIYSGILPYAITGALLVLPSLIFYFRVYNPNRSKWVMVSAFIYGLVLCFFVSLCINAYFAFGGVWIYLAIGAGFFLLSDAVMGETTINGTRHPKWEFQVPWVTYLIAQSFLLVGFFLVSHTRHLG
- a CDS encoding ClpXP protease specificity-enhancing factor SspB, which encodes MSQNLTQEEITTLREFKRDMFNLYWERFGVFYIHVMPHPKLEIGKRGLLNAEKESGIVLVFGDKAVKVLDSKPDYLFAELQFGSAWEPTMIPWDAVFRIYDKFQNSATQLRFLQVETVPSVEENISKPKVTKPEVSGDGNVIRVDFGGKRNE
- a CDS encoding polysaccharide biosynthesis protein — its product is MKSIPRRYWVLPVDILFMFLSYFLAHLVRFENIRFLDSYPDFWVCATIVVVSRSVVFLFSGIYRSLWSYASLHDLLSIIKATVLSSLVSTLALLFYNRFYQLSRMVPILDTLILLGFLCLRSLSWRMLREQIFSSDKSKGGIPILLVGAGKLGSSFLTEIRRNVDLDYLPIGFLDDNLSKKGGYIQGIPILGSTDEIGKILTRFGVKKVIMTVPQPDGRVVSKLMKECEGAGVDFKILPTFGEYLSGKPNITQLREVQVEDLLGRPTVDLEIESIRSYLEKKVILVTGAGGSIGSEICRQVALFKPSVLVILDAAETPLYEIDYELRKSFSDLNIDIRPVIADVKNLSRISAIFEEHRPSVVFHSAAYKHVPMMEINPSEAVLNNVMGTKNVADVCRLIGVERFVLISTDKAVNPVNVMGASKRAAEIYLQHISQNSRTKFITVRFGNVLGSNGSVIPRFREQIKRGGPVTVTHPEVIRYFMTIPEATQLVLQAGSMGEHGEIFLLDMGEPVRILSLAEEMIRLSGYTPHKDIAIEFSGLRPGEKLYEELLLNQEGIKKTHHPKIRIAAPLENYNLLLFQNKLNRLFSLAKANKNRELFTAFKDIIPEYKIHDEYIEWETAHGKRNL